In Paralichthys olivaceus isolate ysfri-2021 chromosome 1, ASM2471397v2, whole genome shotgun sequence, the following are encoded in one genomic region:
- the ap3s2 gene encoding AP-3 complex subunit sigma-2, which produces MIKAILIFNNHGKPRLIRFYQYFAEDMQQQIIRETFHLVSKRDDNVCNFLEGGSLIGGSDYKLIYRHYATLYFVFCVDSSESELGILDLIQVFVETLDKCFENVCELDLIFHMDKVHYILQEVVMGGMVLETNMNEIVAQVEVQNRMEKSEGGLSAAPARAVSAVKNMNLPEIPRNINIGDINIKVPSLSPF; this is translated from the exons ATGATTAAGGCCATTTTGATATTTAACAACCACGGGAAACCGCGGCTGATTCGATTCTATCAGTATTTT GCAGAGgacatgcagcagcagatcatTCGAGAGACTTTCCATTTGGTTTCCAAGAGAGACGATAATGTCTGCAACTTCCTGGAGGGTGGAAG TCTCATCGGTGGCTCCGATTACAAGCTGATCTACCGACACTATGCAACTCTCTACTTTGTCTTCTGTGTGGACTCATCTGAGAGCGAGCTCGGCATTCTGGACCTGATCCAG GTGTTTGTGGAAACACTGGATAAATGCTTTGAAAACGTCTGTGAGCTGGACCTCATATTCCACATGGACAAG gtccATTATATCTTGCAGGAAGTGGTGATGGGAGGCATGGTGCTGGAGACCAACATGAACGAGATTGTGGCGCAGGTGGAGGTGCAGAACCGCATGGAGAAGTCTGAG GGAGGTCTATCAGCGGCTCCAGCTCGCGCTGTTTCTGCTGTGAAGAACATGAACCTGCCGGAGATTCCCCGCAACATCAACATCGGAGACATCAATATCAAAGTGCCGAGCCTCTCCCCGTTCTGA